In the genome of Haloferax marinisediminis, the window CCGGTTCGTCCTCGACGCGGGTGCCTCCGTGCCGAAGCACACCAACGAGGTCGAACACGAGCAACACGTCCTCTCGGGGCGGTACGTCGTCGGTATCGACGGCGAAGAGTACGAAGTCGAAGCCGGTGACTCGATTTTCATCCCCGCTGGCGTCGTCCACTGGTACCGAAACGAGTCCGACGAGGAAGGCTCGTTCCTGTGTGCCGTCCCGAACGGTGACGACGAAATCGAACTCGTCGACGACGAGTAAGCGACACAGACACACCACAGACGCGACGCGCAGACGAATCCCTGAAATACCACGTCACCGTAGCAGGCATCGTGTCTAAACAGGTCACCCGCGTCGACACGCTCTTTCTCCACCAGACGGACGACGACTATCTCGTCGTCGTCCAGCGAGATGGAAAGCGGGTGCTCCGCGGTAAACTCGAACTCAAAGAGACGAACGCGGGCCCCCGTCCGTTGCGATTCCTCGTCATCCGAAAGGGCGAAGAAACGCCGCGAGACCCGAGTCAGTTCGTCGAGCTCGCCCGGTCGGCCTCTCGGATTCGTATCTCACAGCAGACCTCCCAGCACGGCCGCGAGGAACTCAAAGCGATGCTCGACGGCTACCAACTGGAGGCACTCGTCGTCCGGACCTGTCGCCGATGCTCGGCGAACAGCAGGTACTCCCCATCACCGACGACACGGCCATCAAGGCCGAACACGAGTACGTTTGCGCGACTGCGCCGTCCGCGAACTCGAACAGGAACTCTCGTTCGCCGGCGGCCTCACGAGAGCGGCCCAAGACCGCCTCGAAGAACTCCTCTACGAGACCGGGGACCTGACCCGTATTACGAACCTCCTGCAAGGAGTTAGACCCCGACCTGACGAAGTTCGACACTATCAGTGCGACGACCGAAGACGTCGACCTCGTCGACACTGCCGACCTCGATATCCATCCGAACCTGAAGTCGATGCTGACAGACCGGTTCGAGACGTTGCTCCCGGTGCAGAGTCTCGCCGTCCGAAACGGCGTCCTCGACGGGAAAGACCAACTGGTCGTGAGCGCCACCGCGACGGGGAAGACGCTCATCGGTGAACTCGCCGGCATCGACCGCATGCTGAAGAGCAAGGGGAAGATGCTCTTTCTCGTTCCGCTCGTCGCACTCGCGAACCAGAAACACGAGGACTTCAAAGAGCGATACGGCCACCTCGGGAAGGTCACCATCCGCGTCGGCGCGAGTCGAATCAACGACGACGGCAACCGCTTCGACCCGAACGCGGACGTCATCGTCGGCACCTACGAGGGCATCGACCACGCCCTCCGGACAGGCAAAGACCTCGGGGACATCGGTACCGTGGTTATCGACGAGGTTCACACGCTGAAAGAAGAAGAGCGTGGCCACCGCCTCGACGGGATGATTTCGCGCCTGAAGTACTACTGCGAGACGCGAGCCAAACGCCGCGACAACTACGACGGCGCACAGTGGATTTACCTCTCAGCGACCGTCGGCAACCCGAAGTGGTTGGCCCAAACCCTCCGTGCCAACCTCGTCGAGTACGAAGACCGACCGGTTCCAATCGAGCGACACGTCACTTTCGCGAACGGCCAAGAGAAACCGCGCATCGAGAACCGTCTCGTCAAACGGGCGTTCGACACGAAATCCTCGAAGGGGTACCGCGGCCAGACGATTATCTTCACCAACTCGCGGCGTCGGTGTCACGAAATTTCGCGAAAGCTCGAGTACAACGCCGCGCCGTACCACGCCGGATTGGACTACAAGCGTCGAAAGCGAGTCGAACGCCAGTTCGCTAATCAGGACCTCGCGGCCGTCGTGACCACCGCGGCACTCGCGGCCGGGGTCGACTTCCCGGCGTCGCAGGTCATCTTCGACACGCTGGCGATGGGTATCGAATGGCTCTCTGTTCAGGAGTTCAGCCAGATGCTCGGGCGCGCCGGCCGGCCGGACTATCACGACAAAGGGACCGTCTACCTGCTGGTCGAACCGGACGCCTCGTACCACAACTCGATGGAGATGACCGAAGACGAAGTCGCGTTCAAACTCCTGAAAGGCGAGATGGAAGAGGTCAGGACCGTCTACGACGAGTCGGCCGCCGTCGAAGAGACGCTGGCGAACATCGTCGTCGCCGGGAAGAAGGCGAAGTCGCTCAACGACCGGATGCTCGGCGAGGTGCCGACGACCCACTCGGTCGGAAAGCTTCTCGAATGGGAGTTCATCGATGGGCTCGAACCGACACCGCTCGGTCTCGCGATCACCCGGCAGTTCCTCTCGCCGAACGAGGCGTTCCGCATCCTCGACGGAATCCGTCAGGGCCTCTCGCCGTACGACATCGTCGCCGACCTCGAACTCGCCGACGAAGGACGATAGCCAGCGCGTCTCCCGGCGACGGCCGCGACGGTCTCCACCCGGCGGAAGCGAGGTTCCGAATCCCGCCACGCTTTTCGGGTGCCAGTACGTCCGTGGTTCCGTGGTAGCGATAACGCCGGCCATCCTCGTCGTCTTCGCCGTCATCCTCGTCGCGTTGGCGTTCTTCGCCACCGAACCGGTTCCGGTGGACGTGACAGCCAATCGGCATCATGGTGACGTTGATGCTGATTCAAACCCATCTCGGAGGCATTCGTCGCAGCGGGACTACTGGGCACCCCCCATCATCCTCTTCGAGTCGTATCCCGGTGACGCGCTCTCCGGGTTCGCCAACACAGCGACGCTGACAGTCCTCGCGATGTTCATCTTGAGCGAAGGCGTTCAGCGAACCGGCGTCATCCAGATACTGGGGGCGAAGATTTCGGCGGTCACCCGGCGAGAGCGAGTTGAAGCAACTGGGTGCGACCGTCCGGTGTCGTCGGACCGATCTCCGGGTTCATCAACAACACCGCCGCCGTGGCTATCTTGCTGCCGATGGTGACCGACCTCGCAGAGCGCGGGCGGACCTCGCCGTCGAAACTCCTCTTGCCGCCTCTCGTACGCGTCGATGTTCGGCGGCATGCTGACGGTTATCGGAACGTCGACCAACATCCTCGCCAGCGACGTCTACTCGCGCATCACCGGCGAAGCACCCTTCTCGATGTTCGAGTTCACCACCCTCGGCGCCCTCGTCATGGTGGTCGGAGTCGTCTACCTCCTCACTATCGGCCGCCGACTCACCCCGGCACGTATCGAACCGCGGCTCGACCTGACCGAGGAGTTCGAGATGGCCGAGTACCTCACCGAAGTGGTCGTCCGCAAGGACTCCCCACTCGTTGGACAACAGGTCCAGCGCGCCCTCGTCGAGACGGACTTCGACGTCGACATCCTGCAACTGATTCGTGGTGACAGCGTCTTCCTCGAACCGCTCGGGCCGAAGGAGATACAGGCTGGCGACGTCTTCACCGTCAGAACCGACCGCAACACGCTCGTCGAGCTTCTCGACGTCGAGGGCCTCAACCTCGTCGGGGAAACCGTCACCGAAGACGAACTCGAACTCGCCGACAGAGGGCAGAACCTCGTCGAAGTCGTCATCGCACCCGGGTCGTCGCTCGTCGGCGAGTCGCTCGCAACCGCGAGTTTCCGCCAGCGGTACGACGCCACAGTGCTCGCCCTCCGGCGTGGTGGCGAACTCATCCGTCGCCGGATGGACAACCTTCCACTCCGTGTCGGTGACACACTCCTCGTGCAAGCGACTGTCGAGAGTATCGAACGCCTCGACACCAACCGTGACTTCATCGTCGCCCAGGAAATCGAACGCCACGACTACCGCGAGTCCAAGATTCCCGTCGCTGTCGGCATCGTCGCGGGCGTCGTCCTCTTGGCGGCACTCGGGTTCATCCCCATCGTCGTCTCGGCGTTGCTCGG includes:
- a CDS encoding cupin domain-containing protein; amino-acid sequence: RFVLDAGASVPKHTNEVEHEQHVLSGRYVVGIDGEEYEVEAGDSIFIPAGVVHWYRNESDEEGSFLCAVPNGDDEIELVDDE